One part of the Desulfonema ishimotonii genome encodes these proteins:
- the acsA gene encoding acetate--CoA ligase, producing the protein MKTQAIKKPAHTFTVRPNLPNYEAARARFSWADVYKDLDGLPGGVGLNIAHEAVDRHADGPLRDCVAIRWLSPDDTVREFTYAHLKRLTNRFANLLKTLDIQRGDRICTLCDRIPDLYIAALGTFKYGGVFCPLFSAFGPEPVFQRLSRSRAAVLITTERLFALKVAGFRHRLPHLKYVLLTDADRHVGPDTLSLPRLFDGASDRFSIPPTDPNDMAILHFTSGTTGFPKGAVHVHDAVRVHYITGKYVLDLRPGDIFWCTADPGWVTGTAYGIIAPLVCGVTSIVDGGDFDAGRWFRILESQKVTVWYTAPTAIRRLMRTASEALRQHDLSRLRHICSVGEPLAADAVRWGSDVLGHPIHDTWWQTENGGIMIANYPSAEIRPGSMGLPLPGIEAAIVRKPDGKTAEVVTEPDVTGHLALRSGWPSMFRGYLGENEKYAKSFSGDWYLSGDLARRDADGYFWFVGRGDDIIKTSGHMVGPFEVESVLTEHPAVAEAGVIGLPDPMLGERVAAFVSLRPGMTPDAALHRDILGFARKRLGPAVAPREIVFQEILPKNRAGKVMRRLLKARRLGLPQGDTSTPE; encoded by the coding sequence ATGAAAACACAGGCGATCAAAAAACCGGCTCACACATTTACTGTCCGCCCAAACCTCCCGAATTATGAGGCGGCCCGCGCCCGGTTTTCATGGGCCGACGTTTACAAAGACCTGGACGGCCTGCCGGGGGGCGTTGGGCTGAATATCGCCCATGAGGCCGTGGACCGTCACGCAGACGGCCCGTTGCGGGACTGCGTGGCGATTCGCTGGCTAAGCCCGGATGACACGGTGCGGGAGTTCACTTATGCTCACCTGAAAAGACTGACCAACCGGTTTGCCAATCTCCTGAAAACGCTTGATATTCAACGGGGAGACCGGATCTGCACCCTGTGCGACCGGATTCCCGACCTTTATATCGCGGCCCTGGGAACCTTCAAATACGGGGGCGTTTTCTGTCCCCTGTTTTCGGCATTCGGCCCGGAACCGGTGTTTCAGCGCCTGAGCCGGAGCAGGGCAGCGGTACTGATTACGACCGAACGGCTTTTCGCGCTGAAGGTGGCCGGGTTTCGTCACCGCCTGCCCCACCTGAAATATGTGCTGCTGACCGATGCTGACCGGCATGTCGGCCCCGACACGCTTTCCCTGCCCCGACTCTTTGACGGGGCATCCGACCGGTTTTCCATACCGCCCACCGATCCCAACGACATGGCGATTCTCCATTTCACCAGCGGCACCACTGGATTTCCCAAGGGCGCGGTGCATGTGCATGACGCGGTCCGGGTCCATTACATCACCGGAAAATATGTACTCGACCTCCGTCCCGGGGATATCTTCTGGTGTACGGCCGATCCCGGATGGGTCACCGGAACCGCCTACGGCATCATCGCACCCCTGGTCTGCGGTGTGACCAGCATTGTGGACGGCGGGGATTTCGATGCCGGGCGGTGGTTTCGTATTCTGGAATCCCAAAAAGTGACGGTCTGGTACACCGCACCCACGGCCATCCGCAGGCTGATGCGGACAGCCTCCGAGGCGCTCCGGCAACATGACCTGAGCCGATTGCGCCACATTTGCAGTGTGGGGGAGCCGCTGGCTGCGGATGCGGTTCGCTGGGGGTCGGATGTGCTGGGCCATCCAATCCACGACACCTGGTGGCAGACCGAAAACGGCGGCATTATGATCGCCAATTACCCGTCCGCAGAGATCCGGCCCGGCTCCATGGGACTTCCCCTGCCCGGCATTGAGGCCGCCATCGTCCGAAAGCCCGATGGAAAGACTGCCGAAGTGGTGACGGAACCGGACGTCACCGGCCATCTGGCGCTCAGATCCGGGTGGCCGTCCATGTTCCGGGGATATCTGGGGGAAAATGAAAAATACGCCAAAAGCTTTTCCGGAGACTGGTATCTTTCCGGCGATCTGGCCCGGCGGGATGCGGACGGTTATTTCTGGTTTGTGGGGCGGGGAGACGATATCATCAAAACATCCGGCCACATGGTGGGTCCGTTTGAGGTGGAGAGTGTGCTGACAGAACATCCGGCTGTGGCCGAAGCCGGGGTGATCGGCCTGCCGGACCCCATGCTCGGCGAGCGGGTGGCGGCCTTTGTCTCGCTCAGGCCGGGAATGACACCGGATGCGGCCCTGCACCGCGATATCCTGGGGTTTGCAAGGAAACGGCTCGGTCCGGCAGTTGCCCCACGTGAAATCGTGTTTCAGGAAATTTTGCCCAAAAATCGCGCAGGCAAGGTCATGCGCAGGCTGCTGAAAGCCCGCAGGCTGGGGCTGCCCCAGGGCGATACGTCAACCCCTGAGTAA
- a CDS encoding bifunctional acetate--CoA ligase family protein/GNAT family N-acetyltransferase: MTIRNIKTMFRPRSVALIGASQTPNTVGNVVARNLFSAGFEGNIFPVNPKYKTIEGRPVYPDIPGLPVVPDLGIVATPPDAVPGVIRALGEKGTPAAVVITAGFSEGHNRHGEALQQQMLDAARPFRLRIIGPNCLGIMVPGIFLNAGFSHIHALPGRIAFVAQSGAVITSVLDWATYRRIGFSHLVSLGDMADVDFGDMLDHLANDNRTRAILLYIETVTQARKFMSAARAAARMKPVIVVKAGRHAESARAAASHTGALAGSDAVYEAAFRRAGMLRVSDMQALFDAVGTLAASQTVSGDRLAILTNGGGMGVMATDTLIDKGGRLAKLSPETLSRLDQVLPPTWSHGNPADIIGDAPGTRYAAALDALLDDKNVDAVLVLNCPNAVASGTEAAQAVIELYNSKTRTHARPKTLLTSWLGEGAALGARQLFTENRIPTYETPAYAVRAFMQMVRYQHNQEMLIETPPNVPERFTPDTEAARSVITRAIDQGREWLTGEEAKAILTAYRIPVAEPRAARTPEEAGAIAETLGVPVALKILSPDIVHKSDVGGVVLGLESPGAVRETAADMLARVRAEHPDARIDGIMVEPMIRSENAHELIVGMTEDPQFGPVLLFGQGGTAVEVIRDKALALPPLNMHLAREVMERTQVYRLLKGYRQRSPACLESIALTLVKVSQLVCDIAEVAELDINPLLADEHRVIALDARIRVKPAAEDTSRRLAICPYPRELEESIRLPDGRSLYVRPIRPEDEPAFQNLFSSLSMEEIRLRFLHYMKILSHSLAARLTQIDYDRQMALVLTDSPEHAGENRLYGVVRISADPDNERAEFAILLHSDMTGMGLGPMLMRRIINYARKKGIREIYGDVLGDNSPMLKLARAFGFRVRPDPDDPGVMLITLKL; this comes from the coding sequence ATGACGATCCGAAATATCAAAACCATGTTCAGGCCCCGGTCGGTGGCCCTGATCGGGGCCAGCCAGACGCCGAATACCGTGGGCAATGTGGTTGCCCGCAACCTGTTCAGCGCCGGATTCGAGGGAAATATTTTCCCGGTAAACCCCAAATACAAAACCATCGAAGGCAGGCCGGTCTACCCGGATATCCCAGGCCTGCCGGTCGTGCCGGACCTGGGGATCGTTGCCACACCGCCGGACGCTGTGCCGGGCGTGATCCGGGCGCTGGGCGAAAAGGGCACACCGGCGGCAGTTGTGATTACCGCCGGCTTTTCCGAGGGCCACAACCGTCACGGAGAGGCGCTGCAACAGCAGATGCTCGACGCGGCACGGCCCTTCCGCCTCCGCATCATCGGTCCCAACTGCCTGGGCATTATGGTGCCGGGAATATTTCTCAACGCAGGCTTTTCCCACATTCACGCCCTTCCCGGCCGGATCGCCTTTGTGGCCCAGTCGGGGGCGGTCATCACTTCCGTGCTGGACTGGGCCACGTACCGGCGCATCGGATTTTCCCATCTTGTCTCCCTGGGCGACATGGCCGATGTGGATTTCGGCGACATGCTCGATCATCTGGCCAATGACAACCGGACGCGGGCCATTCTCCTCTATATTGAAACCGTGACCCAGGCCCGGAAATTCATGTCTGCCGCACGGGCAGCAGCCCGGATGAAGCCGGTGATCGTGGTCAAAGCCGGACGCCATGCGGAAAGCGCCAGGGCGGCGGCCTCCCACACCGGCGCACTGGCCGGGTCTGATGCGGTATATGAGGCGGCCTTTCGCCGGGCCGGGATGCTCCGGGTGAGCGATATGCAGGCGCTCTTTGACGCCGTGGGCACGCTGGCTGCGAGCCAGACGGTGAGCGGGGACCGGCTGGCAATTCTGACCAATGGCGGCGGCATGGGGGTTATGGCGACCGATACGCTGATCGACAAGGGGGGCAGGCTTGCGAAGCTGTCCCCGGAAACCCTGTCGCGGCTGGACCAGGTGCTGCCGCCCACCTGGTCACACGGGAACCCGGCCGACATTATCGGCGATGCCCCCGGCACCCGGTATGCGGCAGCCCTGGATGCCCTTCTGGATGATAAAAACGTGGATGCGGTGCTGGTTCTCAACTGCCCCAATGCGGTGGCGTCCGGCACGGAAGCGGCCCAGGCCGTGATCGAATTGTACAACAGCAAGACCCGCACCCATGCCCGGCCCAAAACCCTGCTGACGAGCTGGCTGGGAGAGGGGGCGGCCCTGGGGGCGCGGCAGTTGTTTACGGAAAACCGGATTCCCACCTATGAAACCCCGGCCTATGCGGTCCGTGCCTTTATGCAGATGGTCCGCTACCAGCACAACCAGGAGATGCTGATAGAGACGCCGCCCAATGTGCCGGAACGGTTCACGCCCGATACCGAAGCGGCCCGGTCTGTCATTACCCGGGCCATTGATCAGGGCCGGGAGTGGCTGACCGGCGAGGAGGCAAAGGCGATCCTCACTGCCTACCGGATTCCGGTGGCCGAACCCCGTGCGGCCCGGACGCCCGAGGAGGCCGGGGCCATTGCCGAAACCCTGGGCGTACCGGTGGCGCTCAAGATCCTCTCCCCTGACATCGTCCATAAATCCGATGTGGGCGGTGTGGTTCTGGGGCTTGAAAGCCCGGGCGCTGTCCGCGAGACTGCTGCGGACATGCTGGCGCGCGTCAGGGCGGAACACCCGGACGCCCGGATTGACGGCATTATGGTCGAGCCGATGATCCGGTCGGAGAATGCCCATGAGCTGATTGTCGGCATGACCGAAGACCCTCAGTTCGGACCGGTTCTGCTCTTCGGTCAGGGCGGCACTGCCGTGGAGGTGATCCGGGACAAGGCCCTGGCCCTGCCGCCGCTGAACATGCACTTGGCCCGTGAGGTCATGGAGCGCACACAGGTGTACCGGCTCCTGAAGGGCTACCGGCAGCGCTCCCCGGCCTGTCTGGAATCCATCGCCCTCACGCTGGTCAAGGTCTCCCAGCTGGTCTGCGACATCGCTGAGGTGGCGGAACTCGACATCAACCCCCTGCTGGCAGATGAACACCGGGTCATTGCCCTGGATGCCCGAATCCGGGTAAAGCCGGCTGCCGAAGACACATCCCGGCGTCTGGCGATCTGTCCGTATCCCAGGGAACTGGAAGAGAGTATCCGCCTGCCGGATGGCAGATCACTTTATGTGCGGCCCATCCGCCCGGAGGATGAACCGGCGTTTCAGAATCTCTTTTCCAGCCTTTCAATGGAGGAGATCCGGCTCCGCTTTCTTCACTACATGAAAATTCTGTCCCACAGCCTGGCGGCCCGCCTGACCCAGATCGACTATGACCGGCAGATGGCCCTGGTACTCACCGATTCCCCCGAACATGCAGGGGAAAACCGGCTGTACGGCGTGGTGCGCATCAGCGCGGACCCGGACAATGAGCGGGCTGAGTTCGCCATTCTTCTGCACAGCGACATGACGGGCATGGGGCTGGGGCCGATGCTCATGCGGCGCATTATCAACTATGCCCGGAAGAAGGGCATCCGTGAGATCTATGGCGATGTGCTGGGGGATAACAGCCCCATGCTGAAGCTGGCCCGCGCCTTCGGGTTCAGAGTAAGGCCCGACCCGGATGATCCGGGCGTGATGCTGATCACCCTGAAGCTATAA
- a CDS encoding F0F1 ATP synthase subunit gamma has protein sequence MQSLENLKKKIKTAQDLLSVVRTMKSLAAVNIRQLEEAVASLEEYSRTVALGWQALFRSHDRLAPAARADSQEICLVFGSDQGMCGGFNEAIAETALAHAGQRTSEDVKTVFWTVGERVRGGIEDGGGVVREHFHLPGGLAGITGQVGEMVQGFEAWQRESGGETLRLFFNRLIRGRGYEPGMSRILPLDAAWQERYRKEKWPGRCLPLPGLSHTDIFRHLFREHLFISFYQAFAQSMASENAARLRAMQAAEKNIGELEADLQGEFRETRQNTITAELLDIISGFEAISEED, from the coding sequence ATGCAATCTCTCGAAAATCTGAAAAAAAAGATTAAAACCGCGCAGGATCTGCTGTCGGTGGTCAGAACCATGAAGAGTCTGGCGGCAGTGAATATCCGGCAGCTTGAGGAGGCCGTGGCTTCGCTGGAGGAGTACAGCCGGACGGTGGCGCTGGGATGGCAGGCGCTGTTCCGGTCACACGACCGGCTTGCGCCTGCCGCCAGGGCGGATTCTCAGGAAATCTGTCTGGTGTTCGGCTCTGATCAGGGCATGTGCGGCGGGTTTAACGAGGCCATTGCGGAAACGGCGCTGGCCCATGCCGGGCAGCGGACATCCGAAGACGTGAAAACGGTTTTCTGGACAGTGGGCGAACGGGTCCGGGGCGGGATTGAGGACGGTGGCGGGGTTGTGCGTGAACATTTCCATCTGCCGGGCGGGCTTGCGGGAATCACCGGTCAGGTGGGGGAAATGGTTCAGGGATTTGAGGCGTGGCAACGAGAGAGCGGCGGGGAGACGCTCAGGCTTTTCTTTAACCGCCTGATCCGGGGGCGCGGGTATGAACCCGGCATGTCCCGGATTCTGCCCCTTGATGCGGCATGGCAGGAACGCTATCGGAAAGAGAAGTGGCCCGGACGCTGCCTGCCGCTTCCGGGGCTGTCCCACACGGACATTTTCCGTCACCTTTTCCGCGAGCATCTCTTTATCTCTTTTTATCAGGCCTTTGCCCAGTCAATGGCCAGTGAGAATGCGGCCCGGCTCCGGGCCATGCAGGCTGCGGAAAAAAACATCGGGGAGCTGGAGGCCGATTTGCAGGGCGAATTCAGAGAGACGCGACAGAACACGATCACAGCGGAACTGCTGGATATTATCTCCGGCTTCGAGGCCATCAGTGAGGAAGACTGA
- a CDS encoding class I SAM-dependent methyltransferase: MKQAELFHPRVFNDEKWAEGYYNRNAGNIRKTGARFASLLQNSGFKSGKILDVGCGFGAVAIELAKTFPDAEITGIDLGEPLLRLGESEARKAGVADRIHLLKGDVRKTEFPTDAYDVVTNTFMLHIVENPIAMLNEIERVTKPEGKIMITDLRRIWMGIFAKKLRTAFTLDEAMAVIRKSALRPGHESTGPFWWDYMAGM; this comes from the coding sequence ATGAAGCAGGCGGAATTGTTTCACCCCCGTGTTTTTAACGATGAGAAGTGGGCCGAAGGATACTACAACCGGAATGCAGGAAATATCCGAAAAACAGGGGCACGATTTGCCAGTCTCTTGCAGAACAGCGGATTTAAAAGCGGTAAAATACTTGATGTCGGATGCGGATTCGGCGCGGTGGCCATCGAATTGGCAAAAACCTTTCCCGACGCCGAGATAACGGGGATCGACCTGGGGGAACCGCTTTTGAGATTGGGTGAATCCGAGGCCCGGAAAGCAGGCGTTGCCGATCGGATACACCTGCTGAAAGGAGATGTGCGGAAGACGGAATTCCCGACCGATGCATACGATGTTGTAACCAACACCTTTATGCTCCATATTGTTGAAAACCCGATTGCCATGCTGAATGAGATTGAGCGGGTGACAAAACCCGAAGGTAAGATTATGATCACGGATCTCCGGCGAATCTGGATGGGCATCTTCGCCAAAAAGCTGAGAACGGCTTTCACCCTGGATGAGGCGATGGCGGTGATCAGAAAATCCGCGCTCAGACCCGGACACGAATCCACAGGACCGTTCTGGTGGGATTACATGGCGGGCATGTGA